A single window of Flagellimonas maritima DNA harbors:
- a CDS encoding ferredoxin--NADP reductase produces MSDFHALKIAAVDSLTPNSVALTLEIPENLKDTFVFTAGQYITLKHQVNGEEVRRAYSISSAPSSGKLTVGIKKVPKGTFSVYANEHMTSGDVIEVMPPEGRFIFEKSETTEHVMAFAAGSGITPIMSIAQTVLESNAKNTFVLVFGNQTPDETMYRNALLQLQEKYAERFFIQWVYSRSSEPDCLFGRIETSTVNLITKNKFKDITFNAFYLCGPEEMIAAVSDTLKNNGISEEKIFFELFTSTEAEDTLAEDLEGKTKVEVLVDDETFSIVMDKKELVLDAVLEENIDAPYSCQGGVCSSCIARVTEGKAEMVKNQILTDGEVAEGLILTCQAHPTTSTLKIDYDDV; encoded by the coding sequence ATGAGTGATTTTCACGCATTAAAAATTGCCGCGGTTGATTCCCTAACACCAAATTCAGTAGCACTCACTTTAGAAATTCCAGAAAATCTAAAAGACACATTTGTCTTTACCGCTGGGCAGTATATTACACTCAAACATCAAGTAAACGGTGAAGAAGTACGTAGGGCATACTCTATATCCTCCGCGCCATCATCGGGAAAACTTACGGTAGGAATAAAGAAAGTACCAAAAGGTACATTCTCCGTTTATGCCAATGAACACATGACCAGTGGCGATGTCATAGAGGTAATGCCGCCCGAAGGCCGCTTTATTTTTGAAAAATCCGAAACTACAGAGCACGTTATGGCATTTGCTGCGGGTAGCGGGATCACTCCTATCATGAGCATTGCCCAAACAGTATTGGAAAGTAATGCTAAAAACACTTTTGTTCTTGTTTTTGGAAATCAAACTCCAGACGAGACCATGTATCGTAATGCTTTATTGCAATTACAGGAAAAATATGCCGAACGGTTTTTTATTCAATGGGTTTACAGTCGTTCTTCTGAACCGGATTGTCTATTTGGCCGTATAGAGACTTCAACGGTCAACCTTATCACTAAAAATAAATTTAAGGATATAACTTTTAATGCATTTTACCTGTGCGGGCCCGAAGAGATGATTGCCGCAGTATCCGATACGTTGAAAAACAATGGCATATCCGAAGAAAAAATCTTTTTTGAGCTTTTTACAAGTACCGAAGCTGAAGATACGTTGGCCGAAGATTTAGAGGGAAAAACCAAAGTTGAGGTTCTGGTCGATGATGAAACTTTTTCCATAGTCATGGACAAAAAAGAATTGGTCCTTGATGCCGTTCTCGAGGAAAATATAGATGCTCCCTATTCATGCCAAGGCGGTGTTTGCAGTAGTTGTATTGCGAGGGTGACGGAAGGTAAAGCGGAAATGGTCAAAAATCAGATTTTGACGGATGGTGAAGTGGCCGAAGGATTGATCTTAACTTGTCAAGCACATCCAACTACTTCTACCTTAAAGATAGATTATGATGATGTCTGA